One window of the Eucalyptus grandis isolate ANBG69807.140 chromosome 8, ASM1654582v1, whole genome shotgun sequence genome contains the following:
- the LOC120286630 gene encoding LOW QUALITY PROTEIN: RNA polymerase II subunit A C-terminal domain phosphatase SSU72-like (The sequence of the model RefSeq protein was modified relative to this genomic sequence to represent the inferred CDS: inserted 1 base in 1 codon), whose translation MRSRYAMVCSSNQNRSMEAHALLKREGFDVSSYGTGSHVKLPGASLREPNVYDFGTPYKHMFDELRRKDPDLYKRNGILPMLKRNMSVKLAPQRWQDNSSDGPFDVVLTFEEKVFDMVLEDLNNREQILMKTVLVINLEVKDNHEEAATGAQLALDLCREIEAAESWEESIDDIVSNFXKQNRRKLLFSISFY comes from the exons ATGAGATCGCGGTACGCCATGGTGTGCTCGTCGAACCAGAACCGCAGCATGGAGGCCCACGCGCTGCTCAAGAGGGAAGGCTTCGACGTCTCGTCGTACGGCACCGGGTCCCACGTCAAGCTCCCCGGGGCCTCCCTCCGGGAGCCCAACGTCTACGACTTCGGCACCCCCTACAAGCACATGTTCGACGAGCTCCGGCGCAAGGACCCTGATCT CTACAAGCGCAATGGGATCTTGCCCATGCTCAAGAGGAATATGTCTGTGAAATTAGCGCCTCAAAGATGGCAAGACAACTCTTCCGATGGCCCCTTCGATGTGGTGCTCACATTCGAAGAGAAGGTTTTCGATATGGTTCTTGAAG ATCTCAACAACCGAGAGCAGATTCTTATGAAGACTGTACTTGTGATTAACCTGGAGGTAAAGGATAACCATGAGGAGGCAGCAACTGGAGCTCAGCTTGCTTTAGATCTTTGTCGAGAG ATAGAAGCAGCTGAGTCTTGGGAGGAATCTATTGATGACATTGTGTCTAATT GAAAGCAGAACAGGCGGAAATTATTATTCAGCATTTCCTTCTATTGA